The Antarcticibacterium flavum genome contains the following window.
AAATAAAAGTATTTAAAATTCAGGAGATAGAAATCCCTCGGATTTCTAAAAAGACCTGTGCTTTATAAGTTATTTCTAAAAAATAGATTTTAAGAATTAAAAACCTCACGCCTGACTGTGGGGTTTTTTATTTTATAAAAGCATAGAAAATTTAGTTCAGACTCTAGATTCCAGAAGCGAAGCGGTCCTGACTCTTGTCTCAAATCTCAATATTTAGAACAAATCAAAAAAGGTTTCCCGCAGTTTAACGGAGTGGCACAAAACTGGATTTGTGGAGCGTCCGGGACAACTACGGGAGAATATTATACTTTCTTTACAAATTTGGTGAGGATAACGATCTGTTGTCCCTCAACTTTTCCTTCAATGTGTTCAGGATTATCGTGCACCAGGGAAACTCTTCGCACGGCAGTCCCTCTTTTTGCCACCATGCTGGAACCTTTTACGTTGAGGTCCTTGATAAGGACAACCGTATCTCCGGCTTCAATAGTTACCCCGTTGCTGTCCTTGTGGATGATACCGGCAGAACTTTCAGAAGTACCCTGCCCGGCGGTTGCCCAGGCTTTTAGTTCATCATCCACATACATCATATCCAGCAGGTCCTGCGGCCAGCCTTCAGCCTTTAGCCTGTTGAGCATCCTCCAGGCCATCACCTGCACAGCGGGAACGCTGCTCCACATGGAATCATTAAGACAGCGCCAGTGATTGGCATCTGTTTTCTCAGGATCTTCG
Protein-coding sequences here:
- a CDS encoding PhnA domain-containing protein; translation: MSLEQELFQRSDSKCELCGSGEDLNVFAIPDSPANVENHILICATCREQIEDPEKTDANHWRCLNDSMWSSVPAVQVMAWRMLNRLKAEGWPQDLLDMMYVDDELKAWATAGQGTSESSAGIIHKDSNGVTIEAGDTVVLIKDLNVKGSSMVAKRGTAVRRVSLVHDNPEHIEGKVEGQQIVILTKFVKKV